Proteins encoded in a region of the Azospirillum sp. TSH58 genome:
- a CDS encoding formate dehydrogenase subunit gamma: MNARSPWSEDRATAVIAANRHLRGALLPMLHALQEEFGCIDEEAIPLLARELNLSRADVHGVVSFYHEFRRSRPGRHTIKVCRAEACQSMNADGLIDHIRRRLKVDFHETTADDAFSLEPVFCLGNCALAPAVMVDETLHGRVSPARFDAITASTLATEAAR; this comes from the coding sequence ATGAACGCCCGATCTCCATGGAGCGAGGACCGCGCCACGGCGGTGATCGCCGCCAACCGTCACCTGCGCGGGGCGCTGCTGCCGATGCTGCACGCTCTTCAGGAAGAGTTCGGCTGCATCGACGAGGAGGCAATCCCGCTGCTGGCGCGTGAGCTGAACCTGTCGCGCGCCGACGTGCACGGGGTGGTGTCCTTCTACCACGAGTTCCGCCGCAGCCGCCCGGGCCGCCACACGATCAAGGTCTGCCGGGCCGAGGCCTGCCAGTCGATGAACGCCGACGGGCTGATCGACCACATCCGCCGCCGCCTGAAGGTGGACTTCCACGAGACGACCGCCGACGACGCCTTCTCGCTGGAGCCGGTCTTCTGCCTGGGCAACTGCGCCCTGGCCCCTGCCGTGATGGTGGACGAGACGCTGCACGGCCGGGTCAGCCCGGCCCGCTTCGACGCCATCACCGCCTCCACCCTGGCCACGGAGGCCGCGCGATGA
- a CDS encoding PAS domain-containing protein — translation MRLRLPFVALLALLPLVAFAVASIMLVDRQQERSIEELVRHATDAAVRTVDGRVLMTRSALEIMSTARSLDIGDRAVWRDRGERALRQRSDWVALEVRDRQGVVNLLHRPEEPGAGGLDPAARSAQADHVFRSGEVWISGVITDPAGKVEPVFAVSVPVWGVGEVRLVLTAYVRAWSLRQVLVDQAVAPTWIVALLDRDGRIVARTRSETAFDPAVGKPAPESLIQALKTGDEFFLSHTRQGEEVLSAKAGSIAASGWLLVLGTPAEPIQAMARRTIYTVAGGGLGALAVAALVAWTLVRSHNRREAAERRARVAEAAAEADRRSQAILESTTDGVYEVDRSWRIVYMNGRARGLMGGSSDLTGQRLWEAFPDAMGTVLWDRLHIAMRDRHPDEFEAYFAPLGVWLFLRVFPSSAGLAIYFQDISKRLLAERALERAVEQANQILESIGDAFYAIDRDWRITYVNKRAQEMFERPRDDLIGRCLLDLFPEVAGNTIIRSFEAAMADQQPRQFEALSGIFQRWTMFNVYPQAGGGLSIYFRDVSAHRAAEAALRASEHRYRTLLEALPQMVWTCRADGGCDFLSQQWLSYTGQGAEEARDFGWTETIHPDDRKRLLTVWMQAVESRTIFDTEARIRSAAGTYRWFKQRALPITDPETGEERWFGTSTDITDIFEARNAMQAAKEEAEEVGLRFRTLADSIPQLAWMARPDGRIFWYNKRWCDYTGVEGADAASGPLWDGILPADHAERVTASLQRSFQTGEPWEDTFPMAGRDGAFRWFLSRALPVRDSDGAVVLWFGTNTDVTDRLEAEDALRRAKEEAERAALSKSKFLASASHDLRQPMQSLFLFSGALHGYVQGEKGMKALRLLESGLDALKGLLDSLLDVSRLDAGVVKPTLEDFPVALLLDHIAAGYAPVARGKGLDWTMEGCPLNIRSDRVLLGRMIRNLVENAIRYTERGNIAITCTVVDGRMRITVADTGIGISAEHLPRIFEEFHQVGNPERDRSQGLGLGLAIVQRIGQLLGHPVTVRSTPGVGSVFTIEVPLGETPKPVEVVSAAPAPAPAPVVAVGGEERLAMVVDDDAIVLLGLQAILREWGYEVLIAGSGEQAVEKLRSASRKPDIIIADYRLREGKVGTDAILDIRRLFDAEIPAIVVTGETGPECQRDAVRHGFGLMHKPVTPRQLAGAMERSLQPAE, via the coding sequence ATGCGCCTTCGTCTCCCTTTCGTGGCCTTGCTGGCGCTTCTTCCGCTCGTCGCCTTCGCGGTGGCCTCGATCATGCTGGTGGACCGTCAGCAGGAGCGGTCGATCGAGGAACTGGTCCGCCACGCCACCGATGCGGCGGTGCGGACCGTGGACGGGCGCGTCCTTATGACGCGCAGCGCGCTCGAGATCATGTCCACGGCCCGCTCGCTGGACATCGGCGACCGCGCCGTCTGGAGGGATCGGGGAGAACGTGCGCTGCGGCAGCGGTCGGATTGGGTCGCCCTGGAGGTGCGCGACCGCCAGGGTGTCGTCAACCTGCTCCACCGGCCGGAGGAGCCGGGAGCCGGCGGACTCGATCCTGCCGCCCGGTCCGCCCAGGCGGACCATGTGTTCCGTTCGGGAGAGGTCTGGATCAGCGGCGTGATCACCGACCCGGCCGGCAAGGTGGAACCGGTCTTCGCCGTCAGCGTGCCGGTCTGGGGCGTGGGCGAGGTGCGGCTGGTCCTCACCGCCTATGTGCGGGCCTGGTCCCTGCGTCAGGTCCTGGTCGATCAGGCGGTGGCGCCGACCTGGATCGTCGCGCTGCTCGACCGCGATGGGCGGATCGTCGCCCGGACGCGGTCTGAAACGGCCTTCGACCCGGCGGTCGGAAAGCCGGCGCCCGAATCCCTGATCCAGGCGCTGAAGACCGGCGACGAATTCTTCCTGTCGCACACCCGGCAGGGAGAGGAGGTGCTGTCGGCGAAGGCCGGCTCCATCGCCGCGTCGGGCTGGCTCCTGGTCCTCGGCACCCCGGCCGAGCCGATCCAGGCGATGGCGCGCCGCACGATCTACACGGTCGCCGGCGGCGGGTTGGGGGCGCTGGCGGTGGCGGCGCTGGTCGCCTGGACCCTTGTGCGCTCCCACAATCGGCGGGAGGCGGCGGAGCGGCGGGCGCGGGTGGCGGAGGCCGCGGCGGAGGCCGACCGGCGGTCGCAAGCCATTCTGGAAAGCACGACGGACGGCGTCTACGAGGTCGACCGGTCCTGGCGCATCGTCTACATGAACGGACGCGCGCGCGGCCTGATGGGCGGCAGCAGCGACCTGACCGGGCAGCGGCTGTGGGAGGCCTTTCCCGACGCCATGGGGACCGTGCTGTGGGACCGCCTGCACATCGCCATGAGGGACCGCCATCCGGATGAGTTCGAGGCCTATTTCGCGCCGCTCGGCGTCTGGCTGTTCCTGAGGGTCTTCCCGTCCTCCGCCGGTCTGGCCATCTATTTCCAGGACATCAGCAAGCGTCTTCTCGCCGAGCGGGCGCTGGAGCGCGCGGTCGAGCAGGCGAACCAGATCCTGGAGAGCATCGGCGACGCCTTCTACGCCATCGACCGCGACTGGCGGATCACCTACGTGAACAAGCGCGCCCAGGAGATGTTCGAGCGCCCGCGCGACGACCTCATCGGCCGCTGCCTGCTGGACCTGTTTCCGGAGGTGGCGGGCAACACGATCATCCGCAGCTTCGAGGCGGCCATGGCCGACCAGCAGCCGCGCCAGTTCGAGGCGCTGTCCGGCATCTTCCAGCGCTGGACCATGTTCAACGTGTACCCGCAGGCGGGCGGCGGCCTGTCCATCTACTTCCGCGACGTGTCCGCCCACCGCGCGGCGGAGGCCGCCCTGCGCGCCAGCGAACACCGCTACCGCACCCTTCTGGAAGCGCTGCCGCAGATGGTCTGGACCTGCCGGGCGGACGGCGGCTGCGATTTCCTCAGCCAGCAATGGCTGTCCTACACCGGCCAGGGGGCGGAGGAGGCGCGGGATTTCGGCTGGACCGAGACCATTCATCCCGACGATCGAAAGCGCCTTCTCACGGTTTGGATGCAGGCGGTCGAATCGCGGACGATCTTCGACACCGAGGCGCGTATCCGCAGCGCCGCCGGCACCTACCGCTGGTTCAAGCAGCGTGCCCTGCCGATCACCGACCCGGAGACCGGAGAGGAGCGCTGGTTCGGCACCTCCACCGACATCACCGACATCTTCGAGGCGCGCAACGCCATGCAGGCCGCCAAAGAGGAGGCGGAAGAGGTCGGCCTGCGCTTCCGCACGCTGGCGGACTCCATCCCGCAGCTCGCCTGGATGGCCCGTCCGGACGGGCGGATCTTCTGGTACAACAAGCGCTGGTGCGACTACACCGGCGTCGAGGGCGCGGACGCCGCTTCCGGTCCTCTGTGGGACGGAATCCTTCCCGCCGACCACGCCGAACGTGTCACCGCAAGCCTCCAGCGGTCCTTCCAGACCGGGGAACCGTGGGAGGATACCTTTCCCATGGCCGGACGGGACGGCGCTTTCCGCTGGTTCCTGTCACGGGCGCTGCCCGTGCGCGACTCCGATGGTGCCGTCGTGCTGTGGTTCGGCACCAACACCGACGTGACCGACCGTCTGGAGGCCGAGGACGCCCTGCGCCGCGCCAAGGAGGAGGCGGAGCGGGCGGCCCTGTCGAAATCGAAGTTCCTCGCCTCCGCCAGCCACGATCTGCGCCAGCCGATGCAGTCGCTGTTCCTGTTCTCCGGGGCGCTGCACGGCTATGTCCAGGGGGAGAAGGGGATGAAGGCGCTGCGCCTGCTGGAGAGCGGGCTGGATGCGCTGAAAGGGCTGCTGGACAGCCTGCTCGACGTGTCGCGGCTGGACGCCGGGGTGGTGAAGCCGACGCTGGAGGACTTCCCGGTGGCGCTTCTGCTCGACCACATCGCGGCGGGCTACGCCCCGGTGGCCCGCGGCAAAGGGCTCGACTGGACGATGGAGGGATGCCCGCTGAACATCCGTTCCGACCGCGTGCTGCTGGGCCGGATGATCCGCAACCTCGTGGAGAACGCCATCCGCTACACGGAACGGGGCAACATCGCCATCACCTGCACGGTCGTCGACGGACGGATGCGGATCACCGTGGCCGACACCGGCATCGGCATCTCGGCCGAGCATCTGCCCCGCATCTTCGAGGAGTTCCATCAGGTCGGCAACCCGGAGCGCGACCGCAGCCAGGGGCTCGGGCTGGGCCTCGCCATCGTGCAGCGCATCGGCCAGCTTCTCGGGCATCCGGTGACCGTCCGCTCCACGCCCGGCGTCGGGTCGGTCTTCACCATCGAGGTGCCGTTGGGCGAAACGCCGAAGCCCGTCGAAGTCGTGTCCGCGGCGCCTGCGCCGGCGCCGGCGCCGGTGGTGGCCGTAGGCGGGGAGGAACGGCTGGCGATGGTCGTCGACGACGACGCCATCGTTCTGCTGGGCCTCCAGGCGATCCTGCGCGAATGGGGGTACGAAGTTCTGATCGCCGGTTCGGGGGAGCAGGCGGTGGAGAAGCTGCGGTCGGCCAGCCGCAAGCCCGACATCATCATCGCCGACTACCGGTTGCGCGAGGGCAAGGTCGGCACCGACGCCATTCTCGACATCCGCCGGCTGTTCGACGCCGAAATTCCGGCCATCGTCGTGACCGGGGAAACCGGGCCCGAGTGCCAGCGCGACGCCGTGCGCCACGGCTTCGGCCTGATGCACAAGCCGGTGACCCCGCGCCAGCTCGCCGGGGCCATGGAGCGCTCCCTGCAACCGGCGGAGTGA
- a CDS encoding LysR family transcriptional regulator, translating into MFRKFVYLLALAREQHFGRAAEACHVSQPTLSNAIRQLEDELRVPIVERGQKFSGFTPEGLKVLEYARRIVAERDGLYQELTALGQGLSGHLRIGAIPTALPAVPHVLARFAERYPQIRSSVRSLSSRDIQRDLDGFELDAAVTYLDNEPLSNVRTVPMFSERYFLLAQRRQVREGATSIRWADAAELPLCLLTPDMQNRRIADTAFRMADRTVVPLMETNSIVTIYTIVRSGLAASVVPSQLLTLVARHPDLVALPLTEPDLTYAVGLVYADREPPAPLAKALAAVAAEPGLAERVRSLTDEALAPWGL; encoded by the coding sequence GTGTTCCGCAAATTCGTCTATCTGCTGGCCCTGGCGCGCGAGCAGCATTTCGGCCGGGCGGCGGAGGCCTGCCACGTCTCCCAGCCGACGCTGTCCAACGCCATCCGCCAGCTCGAGGACGAGCTGCGGGTGCCCATCGTCGAGCGCGGGCAGAAATTCTCCGGCTTCACGCCGGAGGGGCTGAAGGTGCTGGAATACGCCCGCCGCATCGTCGCGGAGCGGGACGGGCTCTATCAGGAGCTGACGGCGCTGGGCCAGGGCCTGTCCGGCCATCTGCGGATCGGCGCCATCCCGACCGCCCTGCCCGCCGTCCCCCATGTGCTGGCACGCTTCGCCGAGCGCTACCCGCAGATCCGCTCCAGCGTGCGCTCGCTCAGCTCGCGCGACATCCAGCGCGACCTCGACGGGTTCGAGCTTGACGCCGCCGTCACCTATCTCGACAACGAGCCGCTGAGCAACGTCCGCACCGTGCCGATGTTCTCGGAGCGCTACTTCCTGCTGGCCCAGCGCCGTCAGGTGCGCGAGGGCGCCACCAGCATCCGCTGGGCGGACGCGGCGGAGCTGCCGCTGTGCCTGCTCACCCCGGACATGCAGAACCGGCGCATCGCCGACACCGCCTTCCGCATGGCCGACCGGACGGTGGTCCCGCTGATGGAGACGAACTCCATCGTCACCATCTACACCATCGTGCGCAGCGGTCTGGCCGCCAGCGTGGTGCCGAGCCAGCTCCTGACCCTGGTTGCCCGCCACCCCGATCTGGTGGCCCTGCCCCTGACCGAGCCGGACCTGACCTACGCCGTCGGACTCGTCTACGCCGACCGCGAACCGCCGGCCCCGCTCGCCAAGGCGCTCGCCGCCGTGGCGGCGGAACCGGGCCTCGCCGAACGCGTGCGTTCTTTGACCGACGAGGCGCTGGCCCCCTGGGGTCTCTAA
- a CDS encoding multidrug effflux MFS transporter yields MPHSASAGRSGDIRFGEFVALMALLMALTALSIDIMLVALPDIAGSFGVVRENDRQLVITAYMLGFAVGQPFHGPLSDRFGRKPVLAAGLVIFAIGSLGAVFAPSFATLLAARALQGFGAAAPRVVAIAIVRDRFVGRDMARVMSFVMMIFIIVPIIAPALGEGILRLGTWPWVFGALFLAAVAAFAWSMLRLAETRSAEDRMPLSPAALGHAFRKVVTTRATVGYTAAMGLLFGGLLSYVGSAQQIFVDVYGLGALFPVAFGAIAGVMALASLVNARLVGRVGMHRVSHVALIGYTLTGVAMALLGFPEHPPLLGLGLFMAAIFFCFGLIAPNFNAMAMEPLGHVAGMGSSFVGFFSTGLAAVVGWIVGQSFDGTVRPLTVGFTVLGVLALLTVLVTERGTLMRSTHAAAAPQPGD; encoded by the coding sequence ATGCCCCATTCCGCTTCCGCCGGCCGGAGCGGCGACATCCGCTTCGGCGAGTTCGTCGCGCTCATGGCCCTTTTGATGGCTCTGACGGCGCTGTCCATCGACATCATGCTCGTCGCCTTGCCGGACATCGCCGGTTCCTTCGGGGTGGTGCGGGAGAACGACCGGCAGCTCGTCATCACCGCCTACATGCTGGGCTTCGCGGTCGGGCAGCCCTTCCATGGGCCGTTGTCGGACCGGTTCGGGCGCAAGCCGGTGCTGGCCGCCGGTCTGGTGATCTTCGCCATCGGCTCGCTGGGCGCGGTCTTCGCCCCCAGCTTCGCCACGCTATTGGCCGCCCGCGCGCTGCAGGGCTTCGGCGCCGCCGCCCCGCGCGTCGTCGCCATCGCCATCGTGCGCGACCGCTTCGTCGGGCGCGACATGGCGCGGGTGATGTCCTTCGTGATGATGATCTTCATCATCGTGCCGATCATCGCCCCGGCCCTGGGCGAGGGGATTCTCCGCCTCGGCACCTGGCCGTGGGTGTTCGGCGCGCTGTTCCTGGCCGCCGTCGCCGCCTTCGCCTGGTCGATGCTGCGGCTGGCGGAAACCCGCTCGGCGGAGGACCGGATGCCGCTGTCCCCCGCGGCGCTCGGCCACGCCTTCCGCAAGGTGGTGACGACCCGCGCGACGGTCGGCTACACCGCGGCGATGGGCCTGCTGTTCGGCGGACTGCTGAGCTACGTCGGCAGCGCCCAGCAGATTTTCGTGGACGTCTACGGGCTGGGCGCGCTGTTCCCGGTGGCCTTCGGCGCCATCGCCGGCGTGATGGCCCTGGCCTCGCTGGTCAACGCGCGGCTGGTCGGGCGGGTCGGCATGCACCGGGTGTCGCACGTCGCCCTGATCGGCTACACGCTGACCGGCGTCGCCATGGCGCTGCTCGGCTTTCCGGAGCATCCGCCGCTGCTCGGCCTCGGCCTGTTCATGGCGGCGATCTTCTTCTGCTTCGGCCTGATCGCGCCCAACTTCAACGCCATGGCGATGGAGCCGCTGGGCCATGTGGCGGGCATGGGGTCGTCCTTCGTCGGCTTCTTCAGCACCGGCCTGGCGGCGGTGGTCGGCTGGATCGTCGGCCAGTCCTTCGACGGCACCGTGCGCCCGCTGACCGTCGGCTTCACCGTGCTGGGCGTGCTGGCGCTGCTGACCGTCCTGGTGACGGAGCGCGGGACCCTGATGCGCTCCACCCACGCCGCTGCGGCGCCGCAGCCGGGCGACTGA
- a CDS encoding bifunctional aminoglycoside phosphotransferase/ATP-binding protein: MQNPASDPAQDPTQTVAAFLADPASHGGAAVERVETHAAIVFLAGDRACKLKRAVRYPYLDYSTVERRRAACVEELRLNRRTAPSLYLGLDSVVRRPDGALAFGGEDAAGGTALDWLVVMRRFPQDALLDRVAERGALGDDLSRALADAVTAFHEAAEPRPDGGGAAAMREVVEGNIAELRACPSLFAPERVERLAERSTDALRRLAPLLEDRRRGGFVRHCHGDLHLRNIVLLDGKPVLFDGIEFDERLAVIDVAYDLAFLLMDLERRGLRPQGNAFLNRGLDATEDYGALALLPLFLSIRAAIRAKIAASTAALRPGADTARRSEREAVAYLDQAVAALEPPPPRLVAVGGLSGSGKTRLARALAPSLGASPGAVVLRSDALRKRFFRVGETERLPADAYTPAVTERVYAGLLERARTVLAAGHAVVLDAVHARPEERAAVARLAADAGVRFDGIWLDAPLDARIARIAARRGDASDATAEVAERQAVYDLGPLEWLRTNAGRDAGETLAAVLERLV; this comes from the coding sequence ATGCAGAACCCCGCTTCCGATCCGGCACAGGACCCGACGCAGACGGTGGCCGCCTTCCTCGCCGATCCGGCGAGCCACGGCGGGGCGGCGGTGGAGCGTGTCGAAACCCACGCCGCCATCGTCTTCCTGGCCGGCGACCGGGCCTGCAAGCTGAAGCGCGCGGTCCGCTATCCCTATCTGGATTATTCGACGGTCGAGCGCCGCCGTGCGGCCTGCGTGGAGGAGTTGCGCCTGAACCGGCGCACCGCGCCGTCGCTCTATCTCGGCCTGGACTCGGTGGTGCGGCGGCCGGACGGCGCGCTCGCCTTCGGTGGCGAGGACGCGGCGGGTGGAACGGCGCTGGACTGGCTGGTCGTGATGCGCCGTTTTCCGCAGGACGCCCTGCTGGACCGCGTGGCGGAACGGGGGGCTCTCGGCGACGACCTGAGTCGCGCCTTGGCCGACGCCGTGACGGCCTTCCACGAGGCCGCCGAGCCACGCCCGGACGGTGGCGGGGCGGCGGCGATGCGGGAGGTCGTGGAGGGCAACATCGCCGAGTTGCGCGCCTGCCCGTCCCTGTTCGCGCCGGAGCGCGTGGAGCGGCTGGCCGAGAGGTCGACGGACGCGCTGCGGCGTCTGGCCCCGCTGCTGGAGGACCGGCGGCGCGGCGGCTTCGTCCGGCATTGCCACGGCGACCTGCATCTGCGGAACATCGTGCTTCTCGACGGAAAGCCGGTCCTGTTCGACGGCATCGAGTTCGACGAGCGACTGGCGGTCATCGACGTCGCCTATGACCTCGCCTTTCTGCTGATGGATCTGGAGCGGCGGGGGCTGCGCCCGCAAGGCAACGCTTTCCTCAACCGCGGCCTGGACGCGACGGAGGACTACGGCGCCCTGGCGCTGCTGCCCCTGTTCCTGTCGATAAGGGCGGCCATCCGCGCCAAGATCGCCGCCAGCACGGCGGCGCTCCGCCCCGGTGCCGATACGGCGCGGAGGTCGGAGCGGGAGGCGGTGGCCTATCTGGACCAGGCCGTGGCGGCGCTGGAGCCGCCGCCGCCGCGGCTGGTCGCCGTCGGCGGCCTGTCCGGCAGCGGCAAGACCCGGCTGGCCCGCGCCCTGGCGCCGTCGCTGGGGGCATCGCCGGGCGCCGTCGTCCTGCGCTCCGACGCGCTGCGCAAGCGCTTTTTCCGGGTTGGGGAGACGGAGCGGCTCCCCGCGGACGCCTACACGCCCGCGGTGACGGAGCGGGTCTACGCCGGGCTGCTGGAGCGGGCGCGGACCGTGCTGGCCGCCGGGCACGCCGTGGTGCTGGACGCCGTCCATGCCCGGCCGGAGGAGCGGGCCGCCGTCGCCCGCCTTGCGGCGGACGCCGGCGTGCGATTCGACGGGATCTGGCTCGACGCGCCGCTGGACGCGCGGATCGCCCGCATCGCCGCCCGCCGTGGCGACGCCTCCGACGCGACGGCGGAGGTGGCCGAGCGGCAGGCTGTCTATGATCTGGGTCCGCTTGAATGGCTGCGCACGAATGCTGGCAGGGATGCGGGGGAAACGCTTGCGGCCGTGCTGGAGCGACTGGTGTAA
- a CDS encoding universal stress protein, whose product MSLKTILVPLAGLDGDTVALNAALKIAREFDAHVDALFVSLDPRDAVPMLGEGMSGAMVEEIMRAAEGESKTHLHTARRTFDDVIRAADVELRDVPTGVEAPTAQWREETGRVEEVVPREGRLADLLVFAHTTLDSNTQAYATVESALLGAARPLLLAPATLPDEIGRTVALAWNGSPESVRALTGAMPFLTGADTVHVLTAETSNTQAAAGRRIAHYLAWHGVNVQVTILKPGSEPVGQAIINKAAELGSDLLVMGGYGHSRMREMILGGVTRYVLNHAGLPVLMAH is encoded by the coding sequence ATGTCACTCAAGACGATCCTTGTGCCGCTGGCCGGACTCGACGGCGACACGGTGGCGCTGAACGCCGCGCTGAAGATCGCGCGCGAATTCGACGCCCATGTCGACGCTCTGTTCGTGTCGCTGGACCCGCGCGACGCCGTGCCCATGCTGGGCGAGGGCATGTCCGGGGCGATGGTCGAGGAGATCATGCGCGCCGCCGAGGGGGAGTCGAAGACCCACCTCCACACCGCCCGCCGCACCTTCGACGATGTGATTCGCGCCGCGGACGTCGAACTGCGCGACGTGCCCACCGGCGTCGAGGCGCCGACCGCCCAGTGGCGGGAGGAAACCGGCCGCGTCGAGGAGGTGGTGCCGCGCGAAGGGCGGCTGGCCGACCTGCTGGTCTTCGCCCACACCACGCTGGACAGCAACACCCAGGCGTACGCGACGGTGGAAAGCGCCCTGCTGGGGGCGGCCCGCCCGCTGCTGCTGGCGCCCGCCACCCTGCCGGACGAGATCGGGCGCACGGTGGCGCTCGCCTGGAACGGCAGCCCCGAATCGGTGCGCGCCCTGACTGGTGCGATGCCTTTCCTGACCGGTGCCGACACCGTCCATGTGCTGACCGCGGAGACCTCCAACACCCAGGCTGCGGCAGGACGTCGCATCGCCCACTATCTCGCTTGGCACGGCGTTAACGTTCAGGTAACCATATTGAAGCCGGGATCGGAACCCGTCGGCCAAGCCATCATCAACAAGGCCGCGGAACTTGGGTCCGACCTCCTTGTGATGGGGGGCTACGGGCACAGCCGGATGCGGGAAATGATCCTGGGTGGCGTGACCCGCTATGTGCTGAATCACGCCGGCCTGCCCGTGCTTATGGCCCATTGA
- a CDS encoding acyloxyacyl hydrolase, with amino-acid sequence MLSGPAGAQTLSMPEDRIGNWKIGGLAYSVGDTPDTKVSDLHNKIRIGSSLLPKLDGYAEVRPWVSLGPSAPDGSLYGMGGILIDVPLGGSSFVFTPSVGAGTLPVTPRDPAATGSVVEFRSQLELGYQFENKARFSLGYSRIDTSGPTADAATPANNVFGFYYRMPFGAFTGR; translated from the coding sequence ATGCTCTCCGGTCCCGCGGGCGCGCAGACCCTGTCGATGCCCGAAGACCGGATCGGCAACTGGAAGATCGGCGGCCTCGCCTACAGCGTCGGGGATACGCCGGACACCAAGGTGTCCGACCTGCACAACAAGATCCGCATCGGCTCCTCCCTCCTGCCCAAGCTCGACGGATACGCGGAGGTGCGCCCCTGGGTGTCGCTCGGCCCCAGCGCACCGGACGGCAGCCTTTACGGCATGGGCGGCATCCTGATCGACGTTCCGCTGGGAGGGTCCTCCTTCGTCTTCACGCCCAGCGTCGGCGCCGGAACCCTGCCGGTCACCCCGCGCGATCCGGCGGCGACAGGCAGCGTGGTCGAGTTCCGCTCCCAACTCGAACTCGGCTACCAGTTCGAGAACAAGGCCCGCTTCAGCCTGGGCTACAGCCGCATCGACACCAGCGGCCCCACCGCGGACGCCGCCACGCCGGCCAACAACGTCTTCGGATTCTACTACCGCATGCCGTTCGGAGCGTTCACCGGACGCTGA
- a CDS encoding DUF2934 domain-containing protein: MAKRKTATAKTVEAAPSLEAAEALATDTGAEIVLNTNFAAIEQDAVALLHAASLLVEADTPEKASHALDHNLRLWVAIKTVLQNEENTLDSEVKANLRNLAQYVTLTTMEATKGSIEARKLVSLSRINMHIAEGLLHGQKNRMVQERAYEIWEREGRPNGREMDHWLLAEAEIAELLNNR, from the coding sequence ATGGCCAAGCGCAAGACCGCCACTGCAAAGACCGTCGAAGCCGCTCCGTCGCTTGAAGCGGCCGAGGCGCTCGCCACCGACACCGGGGCGGAAATCGTCCTGAACACCAATTTCGCGGCCATCGAGCAGGACGCGGTCGCCCTGCTGCACGCCGCCAGCCTGCTGGTCGAGGCCGACACGCCGGAGAAGGCGAGCCACGCGCTGGACCACAATCTGCGCCTTTGGGTCGCCATCAAGACGGTGCTCCAGAACGAGGAGAACACCCTGGATTCCGAGGTGAAGGCGAACCTGCGCAACCTCGCGCAGTATGTCACCCTCACCACCATGGAAGCGACCAAGGGCTCCATCGAGGCGCGCAAGCTGGTGTCGCTCTCGCGCATCAACATGCACATCGCGGAGGGCCTGCTGCACGGCCAGAAGAACCGCATGGTGCAGGAGCGCGCCTACGAGATCTGGGAGCGCGAGGGCCGTCCGAATGGGCGCGAGATGGACCATTGGCTGCTGGCCGAGGCCGAGATCGCCGAGCTGCTCAACAACCGCTGA
- a CDS encoding DMT family transporter: protein MTAPPLSPAPARPATPRHIRVENIPLGIVMMLGSVLLFSVMNVLVKLLSETYPVIEVTFFRNAMALIPVAVVISLQGGWISNLRTERPMGHVWRSVVGLTAMSLTFWSFNLLPLGDAVALNFSAPLFLTALSVPLLGEKVGIHRWSAVLVGFVGVLIMVRPSGEMLTHLGALVALGAAFCQSFAMVAIRQLSKTERANTIVFYFTAITTLILALVMPFVWVTPHSLTDFALLSATGVLGGGAQLFLTRAYSLAPAAVVAPFNYAALLWAVLFGWMLWNEMPTLHMVSGAAVVAVSGLYILHRETRRRLPPSPPAMGGGGD from the coding sequence GTGACCGCGCCTCCCCTCTCCCCCGCCCCCGCCCGTCCCGCGACGCCCCGCCACATCCGTGTGGAGAACATACCGCTTGGCATCGTCATGATGCTGGGATCGGTGCTGCTGTTCTCCGTGATGAACGTGCTGGTGAAGCTGCTCTCGGAGACGTACCCCGTCATCGAGGTGACCTTCTTCCGCAACGCCATGGCGCTGATCCCCGTGGCGGTGGTCATTTCGCTCCAGGGCGGCTGGATCAGCAACCTGCGCACCGAACGGCCGATGGGCCATGTCTGGCGCTCGGTCGTCGGGCTGACCGCGATGTCGCTGACCTTCTGGTCGTTCAACCTGCTGCCGCTCGGCGACGCCGTGGCCCTGAACTTCTCGGCCCCGCTGTTCCTCACCGCCCTGTCGGTGCCGCTGCTCGGCGAGAAGGTCGGCATCCACCGGTGGAGCGCGGTGCTGGTCGGCTTCGTCGGCGTTCTCATCATGGTCCGGCCGTCGGGCGAGATGCTGACCCATCTGGGGGCGCTGGTCGCGCTGGGCGCCGCCTTCTGCCAGTCCTTCGCGATGGTGGCGATCCGCCAGCTCAGCAAGACCGAGCGGGCCAACACCATCGTCTTCTACTTCACGGCGATCACCACCCTGATCCTGGCGCTGGTCATGCCCTTCGTGTGGGTCACCCCGCACAGCCTGACCGATTTCGCCCTGCTGTCGGCCACCGGCGTGCTGGGCGGCGGCGCCCAGCTGTTCCTGACGCGGGCCTATTCTCTGGCCCCGGCGGCGGTGGTGGCGCCCTTCAACTACGCCGCGCTGCTGTGGGCCGTGCTGTTCGGCTGGATGCTGTGGAACGAGATGCCGACCCTGCACATGGTGTCGGGAGCCGCCGTGGTGGCGGTGAGCGGCCTCTACATCCTGCACCGCGAGACCCGTCGCCGCCTTCCCCCCAGCCCGCCCGCGATGGGCGGCGGCGGCGACTGA